From Ictalurus punctatus breed USDA103 chromosome 2, Coco_2.0, whole genome shotgun sequence:
ggTTTTTAAAGTTCTAGATTTGAATCGCCGATGTTCACCCATTTCCAGGTTAAAGACTTTTAAAAACTCTAAAAATGGAAAATGCCTGTGCCATGACCTTTGAAATGTCATGTACGTGGGTATATGGTAAACCAAGCAATTGTTgccattatatttatttgtttatttgttgtaatGTAAGGTCACTGGCTGTGGGAACTAAGGAAGGTTACAGACTGTTCTCCGTCACCGCCGTGGATAAACTGGAGTGTATTCACGAAAGTGGTAAGCAAAacttttgatttattaaagtgTTCTTTCCTAATAGTTGCATAACTCTCATATGACATGTTGTTCTAAGGAAAATGAACAACAATGTACTGGTGTGACGCAGTTACCATGACTGATGAGCGAAAGTGTGACATACTTGTTATCCGTTTAtaattgcatttaatgttgGTAAACCTCCGCAAAAACGAGTTAGTTAATAGGACGAAAAAAATCGCAGCTtctcatgttaccaagaaaccgcaaAACTGTCCGGGCTGAAGGGTTTCCTGTTTCGGTAAACGGAAAATCACAGCTACTGACTGTTACGAAGTACTGACACTCGAGACTCaaaagttgttactatagaaacgataacgtctGCGAAggagcacgttaatataaagctgtgattcaCGTCGCAGTTGAACAGCCGTCAGAGCTGCCGTTGTAGAAAacgaatcgacaccttctgaccaatcggaatcttGAATTCGTCCTCGCCGCCGTATGTAATGCGTTGAAATACGCAAGAACGTAACGGGGTTACGGATACTAGTCTCTTAAGCTCTGTGTGCGCAGAGACTCtgaggtgtgtgttgtgtgttacgTTTCAGCAGAGAACCCTGACGTCTACATCGTGGAACGTTTGTTCTCCAGCAgcctggtggtggtggtgagtcACTCGATCCCGCGGCGCATGAACGTCTATCACTTCAAGAAAGGAACGGAAATCTGCAACTACAGCTACTCTAACTCCATCCTCGCCGTGCGCCTCAACCGACAGGTGGCCAAGATATTACCTCATCGGTGCAGATCTGTCAGAATGCTAGTTTTTAGTCACTCGTTAGCCATGCGAGTCATGCAATGTGTTTTCAGTGGCTAAAAAACTAATTTCCTCTGATCACAAATGCTTGCTGTGTGAACGTTTTGCTCTGGAGCTATGAGGCTGAGGTAGCAAGTAAGGGAAGATGTGTATATATCATGAAACACTCACCACAGATGGTTAAGTTTCTCAAACTGACTTGCTGATGTGGCTTCTGACATCGTATCACACTCATACATTGAGCTGTTATCTATTAAAATAGACAAAAGGATGTCCCAGAGCTAAAAAATAACCAAAGCGGCCATTTTGAAGCACAGTGTGAACTTTTAAGTACATTCCACATGGGAAGATAACAATACAGTGCAAGAGGCTAAAGTTATGAGAAGACTGTTGAAACAAAGCTGAGCATTTAACTAGCTAGCAAGTTGCTTTTTTATAAGTCATTTGTAGCAAACGTGAAGGGGCAGAGACAACATAAATGACACAGAATTGTTCAGAATATCAACTCATCCCTCAGATATGTGGGAAAATTCCTGAGAAAAGACTCGGTTAGAGTGAAATGACCCTGTAATTACACTTAGCTCCGACTGCTAACTCGGCTTCCATAGGATCCACCATACTGAGACATGTCAACATTGCCgagttatcattttaaaaatttagGCTTTTGTTTGAAGCGAGTACAACAATCACGGGTCATTTGTAGGGAATTTTGAATGAAGAAAGGATTCTGCATATAAATCAGACGTAATGTTTGTGTATAACGATGTACACTGCTTCAAAAGATGTTCGAGTCAGATTTAGCACTGAACAATGGTGAACAACTTATTTTCATTTATGGTTTACAATGTATTGCAGTTACGTTAGCttactccgtgtgtgtgtgtgtgtatgtgtgtgtgttactgcagaggCTGGTGGTTTGTCTGGAAGAGTCTATTTTCATCCACAACATAAAGGACATGAAGCTTCTGAAGACTCTACTGAACACACCATCCAATCCCTCAGGTGAGCTggaaaactctgtgtgtgtgtgtgtgtgtatgtatatatatatatatatatatataatatgtgtgtatatgtatatatgtatatgtgtgtgtatatatatatatatatatatatatatatatacatacatacatacatacatacacacacacacacacacacacatatatatatatatatatatatatatatatatatatatatatatgtgtgtatgtgtgtatatatatatatatatatatatatatatatgtgtgtgtgtgtgtgtgtttatatatatatatatatatatatatatatatatatatatatatatattgtatgtgtgtgtatgcatgtgttagtatatatgttgtttgtgtatgtgtgtatatgtatgtatctttgtatgtgagagtgtgtgtttgtttgagtatatgtgtgtgtgtgtgtgtgtgtgtgtgtgtgtgtgtgtgtgtgtatgtatgtttgtgtatttgtgtgtgtgtgtgtgtgtgtgtgtgtgtgtgtgtgtgtgtgtatgtatgtgtggttgtatgtatgtgtgtgttggtcaaAGATTAATGGCATAAGTGATTTTGTTTACCTTAAGCACATGtggatactgtatattactatttttttaacacaataatGTTTCTAAGTcagtattgctttttttttttttgtggagaaaCAATCACCAAAAGTTTCGCAATTATATTTACCCCCTGCACGGAGTCTCTTTGTTCAACTCGGTTTGAGATCCTCCAGGCAGTACATTTCACAACACACAACATTAATTGTGCCAAAGTCACTGAGTCAAAGGTAACTGTagagtgttttcttttctttctcagcGGCCCCCCACCTTTTCAGATTCCCCCTCCCCGCCACCTCACTGTCTCCAGTAGTTTGACAGAGAGTCTCTTAATGAGTGCCTGTAGCTTTGAACGTGATTGTACACTTACGACGTCGCACACTCGATCCGCTTCAAAGTAAAAGCCATGTCCTTAACCCTCTGTGTGATTCTCCGCAGGTCTCTGCGCTCTCTCCATCAACCATTCCAACTCTTACCTGGCGTATCCCGGCAGCGCCACCATCGGAGAAATCATCGTTTACGACGCCAACAATCTGGTGAACGCGCCACAAACGTACCACAATACTCAGCCCGTGTTTTCTTCATGTTGACTGTATAATCATCAGGGCAGAATACCGGTTGAAGATGCAAATGACATCTTGACAGATATTACATGCTTCACAGATATCATAGTAATGAAGCGATCCAATCCATGCTATGAATTCATGACCGGTTGTGTATTTACAAGAATGCCAGCTGTTTTAAGTTCCGTCCCTAAGACCGTGTTATTCTCAGTGGATGGGAGTTTGTTTTAATACATTGTGGGAACAGGTTTGGTTCATGAATATTACACCCAGATGAGATCAATTTAGCTACGTTCTGTGCATCCCTATCATCCTCTGTAAGCGATAGTGCTAATTAGCTCTTTTGCTAACAGGCTACGagtaaaaaactaaaaaaaacaggTAGGGTATTCTCTCTGGCTTTTACACATGAATTATAACAACTCTTCGATTAGACACTAATAGCTGATCAAAACACAAGACTATTCACAATAGCTTCATGGGAAATAGCTTGGTTAGTttgaagaagtgtgtgtgtgtgtgtgtgtgtgttcttatctttgtttttccacacacaGAACACGGTGACTGTGATTCCAGCTCATGACAGTCAATTAGCTGCCATCACCTTCAACGCCTCAGGCACCAAACTGGCAAGCGCCTCAGAGAGGGTaaacacatgcacgcacgcgcacacacacacacacacacacacacacacacgcatttacATACCCACACAACCTGGGATTGATGTGTGCTCTGTGTTCTTACAGGGCACGGTGATCCGAGTGTTCTCCATTCCAGAAGGACAGAGACTGTTCGAATTCCGCAGAGGAATGAAAAGGTCCGACTAAACCGCATGGCCGCATGAGTTTATTTTACTAGctccttgtttgtttttttgtttgtttttttatgtttttgtgcaAAATTTTAATTCGGTTACTTCACGGTTCGAATTTCATTTTCTAGGATGGATTTAGAACCTTTATTGGGCTGGTATGTTGAAACCCTTGCTCTAAAtgaggtctgtgtgtgtgtgtgtgtgtgtgtgtgtgtgtgtgtgtgtgtgtgtgtgtgtgtgtgtgtgtgcgcgcacgctcAGATACGTGAACATCAGCTCTTTGTCCTTCAGTCCCGATGCTCAGTTCCTGTGTGCCTCGAGCAATACCGAGACGGTCCACATCTTCAAACTAGAGCAGCATGGACACCGGTATGGGGAGTccacacactcgtacacacaacctcactctcacacacaaactcttGCACGTACATATTCATACACGCAAAGAATCACACGCTCGTTCCGGGTATAGATTTATTACGAAAGCAAGCTGAGGCTGAAATACAAGTACTTGTTACGTCAGCAAGGGAGATATTTTTTAACAGGACACGTTCGTGTATGATCAGACGGAATAATaacgaggaataaaacactcgacGCCATGCCGTTATCGGGAAATGAATAACGACAGAGCGGTGTGATGCTGCCTAACGCCCCAGAGTCGATTATTTTCCCCGAACAGCATgtccctgagtgttttattccccttatactaCAGTGATTTATTATGCAATGAAATGACACTTcatgctttttatccgtttctagCGACTTTCagtgttgtggaacgtccgtgaagcaagttagttcctgcattattt
This genomic window contains:
- the wipi1 gene encoding WD repeat domain phosphoinositide-interacting protein 1 isoform X2, whose translation is MESGDGGGGARGPALRCASFNQDSTSLAVGTKEGYRLFSVTAVDKLECIHESENPDVYIVERLFSSSLVVVVSHSIPRRMNVYHFKKGTEICNYSYSNSILAVRLNRQRLVVCLEESIFIHNIKDMKLLKTLLNTPSNPSGLCALSINHSNSYLAYPGSATIGEIIVYDANNLNTVTVIPAHDSQLAAITFNASGTKLASASERGTVIRVFSIPEGQRLFEFRRGMKRYVNISSLSFSPDAQFLCASSNTETVHIFKLEQHGHRGEEENPSWSAYVGKMFSAASSYLPAQVSGMMSQDRAFATVRLNTHGHKHTCTLTTIQKLPRLLVASSEGQLFVYNIDPQDGGECTLVHTHRLLGLEEEAEVSEGSATPSYAATAAIGTGGPVSATLTGYSEDGGVMKGEVIPEHEFAAGPVCLDDETEFPPINRCLGGSRRGRTGRP
- the wipi1 gene encoding WD repeat domain phosphoinositide-interacting protein 1 isoform X1 translates to MESGDGGGGARGPALRCASFNQDSTSLAVGTKEGYRLFSVTAVDKLECIHESAENPDVYIVERLFSSSLVVVVSHSIPRRMNVYHFKKGTEICNYSYSNSILAVRLNRQRLVVCLEESIFIHNIKDMKLLKTLLNTPSNPSGLCALSINHSNSYLAYPGSATIGEIIVYDANNLNTVTVIPAHDSQLAAITFNASGTKLASASERGTVIRVFSIPEGQRLFEFRRGMKRYVNISSLSFSPDAQFLCASSNTETVHIFKLEQHGHRGEEENPSWSAYVGKMFSAASSYLPAQVSGMMSQDRAFATVRLNTHGHKHTCTLTTIQKLPRLLVASSEGQLFVYNIDPQDGGECTLVHTHRLLGLEEEAEVSEGSATPSYAATAAIGTGGPVSATLTGYSEDGGVMKGEVIPEHEFAAGPVCLDDETEFPPINRCLGGSRRGRTGRP